GCGGATTTGATGGCTGGGCATTCGATGGCTTGGAATCCGACGGTCCGGAATTCGGTTGGGGGCCTGATGACCGGGAATCCGACTGCCTGGGATTGAAAGGTTTGAGATTCTGTTGCGAATTCGAATCGTCGCAATCCTGACGACGTGGATTGACAGAGAATGCTGGGAATGTAGGCGTGGGCGGCATGATGCTCCTGGTCGGGCGGATAGGGTTCGGTCTTCCTTGGCCGACCAGTCTTCCCGGCGTGAGGCGGCGCCCGGCCGTCTCCCAAGCGTCAATTCTATCCTGAAGCCCAGAGTCTATCTCGGTCAGAGAAAATGCCAGCGGCCCCGCACCTTTCACGATGCAGGGCCGCTGGCTTACCGCTTATTGGAGCTGTGACGAGCTCTCAGAACTCAGCAACTCAGCAACTCAGAACAGGTGGCTGCGCATGAACCACTGGAAGTGCTCGAGCTCCTGCACGTGGTCCTGCAGAATGTTGGAGCTGACGATGTCCAGGTCGTCCAGCTCCTTGATGGCCTCGCGGTCGCGCTTGATGAAGGTGGTGTAGTAGGTGTCCAGGGCCTTCAGGTAGTCCAGGGCATCCTGGCGGCCGGTCATGGTGATGCCATCCCAGTCGCGGTTCTTCATGATGTCGTCAGGGCGCCCGGCGGGGGAGCCGCCCAGGGTGGCGATGCGCTCAGCGGTCTCGTCGGCCATGTTCAGCACCGAATCAACCTCGGGGTCCATCATCTCATGAATGCCGATGAATTCCTTGCCCTTCATGTTCCAATGGGCGTGCTTGAGGATCAGGGCAGTCTCCTGTTCCTGGCTCAGACGGCTCTGCAGGATGGCGATGACCTTCTCGCTGGTCGCTTCGTCGAGTCCCGGTACGGTAAAGTTCAATGCCATAATCGCTCCTTAAATATGAAATTATGCCTGCGGTCGGGTCAGCCCGACCTTGTATCTCCAGACTAGAGGAAAAAGCAAGGAAACGCTTGGATTTTGCGGGAATCAACCAGTGAAATCATTCACGGACCATCGGCTACGCTGATAGTCATTTTTTCTTGACTGGCGTGGGACGGTCCCCGGCTGACTGCCAGCTGGGATTCAGCTAGACGACAGCTGGGCTCTGGTCGTAGCGTCGTCTCGGTCAGATTAGACCCGGTCGGGTTATCCTCGGTCTGCTCCCGCTTTGGAATTCGACCTGTCTTCATCTTTCCTATCTTCATCCACCCCGTCTTCGCTGGCTTCGTCATCATCGCCAGCCTGGTCCTCGGCTTGCTGTCGCCGTCTGACCTCGATGGTCTCGATGCGCCGTCCGTCCACCTTGGTCACCACCATGTCATACCCGTCGTCGGAGTGGACTACGTCACCCACCTGCCCCATCCGTCCGGTCTGGGCCAGGAAGTAGCCGGCCAGGGTCTCGTAGGGGCCATCCTCCAGCTCGATTCCGGTCAGGTCCGCGAAGTCCTCGATGGTCATGCCGCCGTCGACCGTGGCAACACCGTTGACGAAGGCGGTTGCCTGGGGATGGGCAGGGTTCTGCTCCTCGGGTAGGTCGTACTCGTCGCGGATGTCGCCCACCAGCTCCTCGGTCATGTCCTCCAGGGTGACGATGCCGTCGGTGCCCCCGTACTCGTCGATGACCACGGCCAGGTGGATGCCCTTCTTGCGCAGCTTCTCCAGGCTGGGCAGGAGCCTGGAGGTGCCAGGCAGGGCAATGCCGGGCCTGGTCACGTCGGCTACGGTCTTGGCATTGGGATTGCGCACGTCCATCAGGTCGCGCACGTGGACGAAGCCCAGCACGTCGTCGAAGTCGCGTCCGGTCACCGGGTAGCGCGAGTAGGGCTCGTCATGCACGAATTCGACCGCCTCCTGCAGCGGCATGTCCCCGGCGATGAAGACCACGTCGGCCCTGGGGCGCATGACCTCAGCCACGCTGGTCTCGGAGGCATCGAAGACGTCGCCCAGGATCATCCGCTCGTCCTTGCTCAGGTTGGTGTTGGAGGAGACCAGCATCCGCAGCTCGTCGTCGCTGACTTCGGTGTCGGTCTGCTGGGGGTCGAAGCCCAGGATGCGCACGATGAGGTTGGTGTTCTTGCCGATCAGCCAGATCAGCGGCCGGCACAGGGTGGTGAAGACGTCGATGGCCGGAACAACGGCCCTGGCGATGGCCTCGGTGCGCTGCATGGCGATCCGCTTGGGCACCAGCTCGGAGATGACGATGGAGCAGTAGGAGATAATCAGAGTCAGAATCACTGTGGTCAGGGTGCCGGCCAGACCCTCATGCACGCCCCACCCGGTCAGGACGGGCACCACGTAGGGGGCGATTGACGATGCGCCGAAGGAGGCCGAGAGGAAGCCCGTCAGCGTCACACCGATCTGTACGGCGGAAAGAAAGGTGTTGGGGTCGCGGGCGATGCGGGCCACCCGGGCGCCGCGCGCGTCCTGTTGCTCCATCTGCTCCAGCTGCGAGCCTCGCAGGGAGACCAGCGCCAGTTCAGTCCCCGAGAAGACGGATCCGAGCAGGAGAAAGAAGAGAATGAGCAGGATGTTCAGCCATAATGCCATGCCTCTAATGCTAGGGTATGGGCGCCCCATGTGCCCTATGTCACACCCCAGCGGCGAACCTCCGTCTTCCCCATGCAGCGCTTCCTGACTAGCATGAAATACGGAGACAGGTTCGGCTTCAGGCCGACGTTCCCAATGCTCCCGAAAGGATTTTTTTCATGTCACAGCTTCAGCACGAATTGACTGAGTTCACCACGCAGGCCTACCAGGATAACAAGACCTTCCCGGTCTCCAAGAAGGATCTGCTGGGCCACTGGTCCCTGCTCTTCTTCTACCCTGCGGACTTCAGCTTCGTCTGCCCCACCGAGCTGGAGGATCTGGCCAGCAAGTACGAGGACTTCAAGAAGATCGGCTGCGAGATCTACTCCGTCTCCTGCGACACCGAGTTCGTTCACAAGGCCTGGCACGAGGCCAATGAGAAGATCGCCAAGGTCCAGTACCCCATGCTGGCCGATCCGACCGCAACCCTGGCCAAGGACCTGCAGACCTACAACGAAGCCGAGGGCAAGGCCGAGCGTGGCGACTTCATTCTGACCCCTGAGGGCAAGGTCGTGGCCTACGAGGTCATCTCCTCCAACGTGGGCCGCAACGCCGACGAGCTGCTGCGCCGCGTCCAGGCCTCCCAGTTCGTCTACGAGCACGGCGATCAGGTCTGCCCTGCCAAGTGGGAGCCCGGCGAGGACACCATCGAGCCCAGCCTGGATCTGGTCGGCCAGCTCTGATTCGCAGCTGCCAACATCGGGAACTCGCCGATCGGAAGCGACCAGGGCGGGTTCCCTTTTCTATATTTACGACCAGCATTCAAAACAGCACATCCGTGCATTCCTTCGGAAGAGGCATTCATGACGGAAGACAAGAATCTTTATGACGTGGTCATCATCGGTGGCGGCCCTGCAGGCCTGAGCGCAGGACTCTACCTGGCTCGGGCGCGGTATCGCACCCTGATCCTGGAGAAGGACGACTTCGGCGGCCAGATCACCATTACGGCCGACGTGGTCAACTACCCGGGCGTGGCCAGCACTGACGGCCGCAAGCTGACCGAGACCATGCGCCAGCAGGCCCAGAACTTCGGAGCCGAGTTCATGAGCGCCGAGGCCACAGGCATCGAGGCCCAGGGCGACATCAAGGTGGTCCACACCTCCCGGGGCGACCTGCGCACCTTCGGCATCCTGATCGCCACCGGCGCCAGCCCCCGCAAGATCGGCTTCCAGGGCGAGCAGGAGTATGCGGGCCGCGGTGTGGCCTACTGCGCCACCTGCGACGGCGAGTTCTTCACCGGGCGCGAGGTCCTGGTGGTCGGCGGCGGGTTCGCGGCCGCTGAGGAGTCGGTCTTCCTGACCAAGTACGCCACCAAGGTGACCCTGCTGGTGCGCGAGGAGGACTTCACCTGTGATGCCGCCGTGGCTGACGAGGCCCGGGACAACGACAAGATCGAGATCCATTACTCCACCGAGCTCAAGGGGGTCTCCGCAGGCCCCGGCGGGCTGGTCGAGGCCACTATTCTGGACCGCAAGAGCGGACAGACCACCACCTGGAAGCCCCAGGACGGCGGCACCTTCGGCGTCTTCGTCTTCGCCGGCTATGTGCCCCAGACCGGCATGCTCAAGGGCGTGGTGGATCTGGACGACCACGGCTATGTGCTGACCCACGGCTACCTGGAGACCTCGGTGCCCGGCATCTACGCCGCCGGGGATCTGCGGGTCAAGAACCTGCGCCAGGTCATCACCGCCACCTCCGATGGTGCTGTGGCCGCCGTGGAGCTGGAGCGCTACGCCTCCAACATGTCGGACAAGACCGGCCTGGTGCCGCCACGGCCCGATGATTCCCCCTACGCCCGCTCCGAGCGGCAGGCCGAGAACTCCGCACTGGCCTCGGGGACCTCGCCCGCGCCTGTGGCCCAGGAGCACGACCAGGCTCCGGCCAAGACCTCCGGCTTCTTCGGGCCCGACATTCGCAAGCAGCTGGACATGGTCTTCGGCAAGATGACCGGAAAGCTGGAGCTGGCCCTGGATCTGGACGGCAGCCAGGTCTCCAAGGAGCTGGAGGCCTTCGTGGACGAGCTGGTCGGGCTCTCCGACGGCAAGCTGACCTCCAGGGTGGACTCCCACACGGATGAGGACGGCAAGGATTACGATCCCGCCGGCGACCTGCCCGATGCCCGCCCCAGCGTGCGCATCTGCCGCGTGGACGATCAGGGCGTGTCCCAGCCGACCGGGTTGGCCTTCCATGGCGTGCCCAGCGGTCACGAGTTCAACTCCTTTGTCCTGGCCCTCTACAATGCGGCGGGCCCCGGCCAGCAGGTGGATCAGCCCACCTCGGACCGTATCGATGCCATCAAGGACCAGGTGGACGTGATGATGCTGGTCTCCCTGACCTGCACCATGTGCCCGACCACGGTCCTGTCCGCCCAGCGGGTGGCTGCCCAGAACGGCAAGGTGCGCGCCGAGGCCTACGACCTGGCCCACTTCCCCGAGCTCAAGGACCAGTACCAGGTCATGAGCGTCCCCTGCATCGTGATCCGCAAAGATGGCCAGGAGACCGTGGAGTTCGGCAAGAAGTCCGTTCCCGAAATGCTGGATCTGATCGGGGCCTGACCCCTAGGTCCGAGCCTGAATAGAGCCTGAGAAGGCGCTGGCGTCAATGCCTTTGTGGCGTGACGTCAGCGCCTTCTCTGATATATGTTGCAGGTCTGCATTGATGAAAAACTATGGGTATTATCCGGAACTTATACGGTTTGATTGGTTTGCCGTATCAGCAACCGCAGGAGTGACGGATGACCAGATCCGCCTTGATCAGTTGCACGTCAGGGACCTGGTCCGGATCCAAGGCCGCATTCATGGCACAGGCGGCGATTTTATCGGTGTCCTGCTGCATGGTGGTCAGTTGAGGCCAGGTGTAGAGAGAGTCAACGGTACCGTCGAAGGAGACGATGGCCACGTCCTCGGGGATGCGCAGCCCGCGCTCATGAAGAGCCCGAAGAGCACCCATGGCCTCCATGTCGGAACCGGCGAAAATGGCCTCGGGCTGGTGGTCGCTGTCAATAAGTTCCAATGTGGCTTGGTATCCACCTTTACGTGTGAATGAAGAGTAGGCTATTCGCCCCGGGAGCTTGTTCGCATCCTGATGAGCTGCGTACCACCCCTGAATTCTTGCGTCGGTTCGGTCTTCGGGAGAACCCCCGAACAGCATGTCAACGCTTTGATAACCATGGTTCAGCAGATGATTCGTCGCGGTTTTTGCCGAGCTGAACAAATCTGTCGAGACGCATTTGGCATTCGGCACTTCGTGTGGCTGATCCAGGAGCACGAAACGACTCACGCGCAAGTCCGCTGTTCTCAGCTGTACAACATTGCGAAGCGAAGACAGGAATATCGCGTCGACGTTGCGCTCTATCAGCTTGTCTATCGCAACTGTCTCCAGCTCCGGATTGTCTCGTACATTGATAAACGGTACCGTATAACCTCTGCGTGTAGCGCTGGCTTGAATATTGTCGTAGATGCTCGCATTGTATGGATTGGTCGAGTAGTTTCCAATGATGCCCAGAGTCTTTGTACGACCAGTGCGTAAGGCGCGAGCCGTTGAACTTGGCCTGTAATTAAGCATGGCAGCGGCTCTGCGCACTTTTTCCATGGTGGCTGGAGCCACTGTACGCGGGCCGTTGTTGAAAACATAGCTGACCACAGCTGTGGATACCCCTGCAAGTTTTGCCACGTCTGTTCTTGTAGCGCGCTTGCGATGGGTCTGGATATGATCGGTGATCTTCGCCATCGGAGCTTCTCTCTGTAAAAGGAGTACGAGGTAATCTTACTCCACTGTTTCATCTACACGAGTAAATAATGGACCGTAAGTTAGGCTTCGAAGCAGCTATGAAGAAATGGCGTAAACACGGGCTTTTCGCATACCAAAAGTTGAAAAATACGTCAGAAAAGGTATGTTTTGACAGAAAAATCTACTCGTGTATACTGAGAAGCGTCAAGTCCTTGGAGACTTGGCAAATTGATGGAGTCGGCGATTATCCACGAAGGAGTGGTCGATGAAAAGAGTAAAGACGATGGCGATCGGCATTTGCTGTGCCTTGGCTATGACTTCTGTCGGTGCTTGCGGATCTTCTTCAGGGGGCGGAACGAAGACCATCGAGTTTATGACAATGCAAGCTTCTGGGACACAGCAGTTCAAAGCAATAGAAAAAATCGCTAAAAAATTCGAGGCAAAGAACAAGGACATAACTATCAAGCTGGATCCTGGGACCAGCAACAATGAGAACGACATCAAGGTTCGTCTGGCCGGACACAATCCTCCTGACATTTGGAATACCCATGGTTGGTCTCGAGACCGGTACAGCAAGTTCCTGGAGCCTCTGCAGAACCGTTCTTGGGCCAAACGAATGAAGCCGCTGGGTGATGACGTGTTCAAGACGTCCGACGGGAAGTTCTATGCGCTTCCGGCGGATATACAGGTTTCCGGTATCATGTACAACGAAACAGCCCTTGAAAAGGCCGGGGTGGATCCCAAGGGAATCACCTCATGGGACGAATTCGACCAAGCCTGTCAAAAGCTCAAGGATGCAGGTATAACTCCGATAATCTCTTCGGGCAAAGATACGGGTCTCAGCGCTAATCTGACCGATTACATGCTGCCAGGCATGTATAAGGATAGTGATCTTAAAGATCTCAAGAACGGGAAGTTCGATACCAAGGTTTATCAGCAACTGGCCGAAAAGGTTGCGAGCTGGACCAATAACGGTTTCTTCAATGAAGATTATGTCTCCGCGACACAGGACGATATCTCTCGTCTCATGGCCTCTGACAAGGCAGCATTCTTCTTCTACTCGAATCAGAACTCGGAGCTGATCAGAAATTACAATCATGATGTGAAACTGGGCATGATGCCTGTTCCGTCCTTGGTCGGCAAGCCTTACTTCTCAACCGGCGAGGATACGTTGACTTTCGGCGTGTCGAAGACGAGCAAGAACAAGGATGCCGCCCTGAAATTCATCGACTTCATGGCAGAGCCCGAGAATATGCAAGGCCTCGTCGATGTGAGTCTGAACGACTCAGCCCTGACCGGCGTGAATTCGGCCTTGGGCCAGTTCCAGCCGACATATGATTACTGGGTTAAAGAGCAGAAAACTCCAATGGTGCCCTTCTTCGACAGGAAGTATCTGCCTAACGGAATGTTCAATACCTTGGGTAAGTCGACGGACGGCATCATAACGAAGCAACTGACCCCGCAGGCGGCTTCCGATCAGGTGAAGTCCTCGTTCAACAGCCTGTATGGCCAGAAGTAGTCCTTTCGTACCGCACAGTGCCGTAAGGACAAAGTTCCCGATGTAGTTCTTAGGCCGCCTGTGGTCTCGTTTGTCCACTGCAGGCGGCTCGGGAATCAATATCATCAAAGGCTAGGTGTTTAGCTTGAGAAGAACACAAGGAAACGCAGCAGAGCCAGGCGCTCGTCCAGATCATTTTCTTGGGAAGGGTTCTGGATCGGTGCGGGCCTCGGCGCGAATACAGAAGAGGCGCTCAAGATTCAGGGGCGCTTCCATCAACTTTTTCTACCTGCCTGCTGTACTTCTGCTGATTGTATTTATCATTTATCCGCTTATTTCCGGAATCAGGCTATCGCTCACCAACTGGGATGGCTATAGTGACGCGCAGTCTTTTGTGGGGTTGGCGAACTACAAGCAGATGCTCACTGATGCCAATTTTAAACAAATTGTTATTAACACCTTTATTTACGGGATCGGAAGCACTGCAATTCAGCAGGTTCTTGGTCTGGCACTCGCTTTGATGCTGAATAAAAGAATCAAGGGGAGAACGCTTTGGCGTGCGATAATCTATCTGCCGGCCTTGGTCGCTCCCGTAATTATGGGCATCATGTACTACTTCGTCTTCCAATATAGGCAAGGTGCTTTGAACGCCTTTTTGGGCATCTTCGGTATTCACAAAATTGCTTGGTTCAACAATGCCGGGCTGTCAGTAGCGATTGTGGTTATTGTGAACTCCATCCAATTCGTCGGCGTCTCTATGATTATTTATCTGGCAGGTTTGCAGACTATGGATCAGCAGGTAGTCGAAGCTGCCGAGGTGGATGGAGCCTATGGTTGGAAGAAATTCTGGAATATAACCCTTCCCTTACTGGCTCCCTCTTTTACCACCAGTGTTGTGTTGAATCTCATCGGTGGGCTGAAACTGTACGACATGATCAAGGTCCTTACCGGTGGAGGCCCTGGGTACGCGACCAATTCCGTCTCGACGTATATCAGCACCGTGTATTTCGATAATCAGGCAGCCGGATATGCCTCCGCAATCGGCGTCTTCCTGTTCGTGCTGATTGCCGTAGTGACATGGCTTATCAATAAAGGCCTGGCCAAGTTGGATTGGGAGGCTTGATCATGAGTGGACGAAAATCGCCGACTATGACAGCGGCTGAACGCCAGTACCGTCGCGGGCATTGGCTTACCTATGCATTTCTTGCAGTCGTATGTCTATGCCAGATTCTCCCCTTTTACCTTGCGGTGACCACTTCGTTGAAGCCAGCGGATGATATGTCGCCTTCCTTGGTTTTCCGAACCCATGATCTTGCCTGGGACAACTGGTCAAAGGCTGTGGAAGAAGGACAGATACTGCGTTCGGTCCTTAACAGCGTTGTAGTTACAGTCGGAACTACATTGCTGGTGTGCGTTTTAGGAGCTGCAGCGGCCTATCCGCTGGCTCGCAGGCTGACTCGCTGCAACCGATTCGTCTCCGGTTTCATCCTGTCAATGATGATGATTCCTCCACTGAGCATTCTGGTGCCTTTGTACTCGTTCATGGTCAAAATTGGAGGTGTGAATAACTACTGGGGCATCATTCTTATATTGACAGCCACCAATCTGCCCCTATCAATTTTCCTGTATACAGCGTTCATCAAGGCTATACCTTCTGCAATAGATGAAGCCGGCGAAATAGATGGCGCCAACAAGTTACAGGTATTCGGACGGCTGATTCTACCAATGCTGAAACCGGTGACAGCGACAGTGGCAATTATGACGGGCTCTACGGTATGGAATGATTACGCCCTCTCCAGCTATATTCTTACCGATCCCAATTCACAGACCATTGCGCCTCGTGTAGCCTCCTTCTTCTCGGCCAACACCAATAATCTAGGTATTGCAGCAGCTGCGTCATTACTGGCTGCAGCCCCGATTGTTGTAGCCTACATGTTCCTGCAGCGGTACTTCATTGCTGGGATGGTGGCCGGAGCAGTCAAGTAGTCTATCAATCAGGAGCCGCCTGACTGCAGTGGAGCCGGCGGCTCACTGGTTCATCAAGCATCGTTGTTTTTGCACATTTGTGCCGTAGTTACCAAAGGATTTTTCATGTTCTTTCCACAGCCGGTCCATTCTGAACAGCCAGTCACCTATATGGCTCTGGGGCCCATTACGCCGGGTGCTGATATTCCTGACATCAGGGGACTGTATGCAGGCCCCGACCTGGATGGTTTGGAACAGACTCCCGCCTGGACCTCGACCCATTCGCCCCTGCTGTTGGAGCATGCGCAGAACACCTACCTGCATCCTGGCCTGACAGGGCATCGGATTGTATCAGACCCCGAGGGCATCCAGGCTGGCCGTTCCTGGTCGCCCCGATTCCTGGTGGAGGGCAAGCCCGAGCAGACCGCTGACTCGCTGACCATCAAGGCCCGCGATGAGGATGCCCAGCTAGGGTTGGAAACCAGGGTGGAGGCAATGGCCGGCGGCTCCCTGCGGATTCGCCATACCCTGCGCAATCTGGGCACCGATCCTTTCCTGTTGGAGGGTCTGGAGGTCCGTCTGCCCTTGGACGACCAGCAGACCCAGATTCTGGACTTCGCCGGCAGGCACGAGCGTGAGCGCAGCCCCCAGCGCCATGACCTGGCCGACGGAGCCTGGGTGCGTGAGTTCCGCTGGGGCCGCACCGGTTTCGAGGGGCCCGTGGTCATGGTGGGCACCCCAGGGTTCAACTTCCATCACGGCAGGGTGCTCTGCGTCCAGCCGGCTTGGAGCGGGAACACGGTGCTTCGGGTGGAGCGGAACAGCGCCACCCCGGCAGGCATCAGCGCTGGTGAACTCCTTCTGCCCGGCGAGGTGGTCTTGGGCCAGGGTCAGGAGTACAGCACGCCCTGGATCGTTGTCACGGCCTCCGACCATGGCATGGATCCGATCATGAACAGCCTGCACGCCTGGGAGCGCACCCTGCCCGAGCATCCGCGCGAGCAGCCGGTCATCCTGAATGTCTGGGAGGCCATCACCTTCAACCACGACTTCGACACCCTGCGCGACCTGGCCGACCGCGCCGCACGCATCGGGGTGGAGCGGCTCGTTCTGGACGACGGCTGGTTCCACCTGCGCCGGGACGACACGGCCGGTCTGGGCGACTGGTGGGTGGACCCGGCGGTCTGGCCCCAGGGTCTGGAGCCTTTAGTTGATTATGTCCATAAATTGGGGATGCAGTTCGGCCTCTGGTTCGAGCCGGAGATGATCAATCCGAATTCGGATGCCTTCCGTGACCATCCTGAGTGGGTCATGAGGGCATCCTCCAGAAACCCGGAGCTGCAGCGCAACCAGCTGGTCCTGGACCTGACCAACCCCCAGGCCTTCAACCACGTGCTGGAGGCCATGACCAAGGTTCTGGAGTCCTGCCACATCGACTACGTCAAGTGGGA
The window above is part of the Bifidobacterium asteroides DSM 20089 genome. Proteins encoded here:
- a CDS encoding Dps family protein gives rise to the protein MALNFTVPGLDEATSEKVIAILQSRLSQEQETALILKHAHWNMKGKEFIGIHEMMDPEVDSVLNMADETAERIATLGGSPAGRPDDIMKNRDWDGITMTGRQDALDYLKALDTYYTTFIKRDREAIKELDDLDIVSSNILQDHVQELEHFQWFMRSHLF
- a CDS encoding hemolysin family protein, which gives rise to MALWLNILLILFFLLLGSVFSGTELALVSLRGSQLEQMEQQDARGARVARIARDPNTFLSAVQIGVTLTGFLSASFGASSIAPYVVPVLTGWGVHEGLAGTLTTVILTLIISYCSIVISELVPKRIAMQRTEAIARAVVPAIDVFTTLCRPLIWLIGKNTNLIVRILGFDPQQTDTEVSDDELRMLVSSNTNLSKDERMILGDVFDASETSVAEVMRPRADVVFIAGDMPLQEAVEFVHDEPYSRYPVTGRDFDDVLGFVHVRDLMDVRNPNAKTVADVTRPGIALPGTSRLLPSLEKLRKKGIHLAVVIDEYGGTDGIVTLEDMTEELVGDIRDEYDLPEEQNPAHPQATAFVNGVATVDGGMTIEDFADLTGIELEDGPYETLAGYFLAQTGRMGQVGDVVHSDDGYDMVVTKVDGRRIETIEVRRRQQAEDQAGDDDEASEDGVDEDRKDEDRSNSKAGADRG
- a CDS encoding peroxiredoxin yields the protein MSQLQHELTEFTTQAYQDNKTFPVSKKDLLGHWSLLFFYPADFSFVCPTELEDLASKYEDFKKIGCEIYSVSCDTEFVHKAWHEANEKIAKVQYPMLADPTATLAKDLQTYNEAEGKAERGDFILTPEGKVVAYEVISSNVGRNADELLRRVQASQFVYEHGDQVCPAKWEPGEDTIEPSLDLVGQL
- a CDS encoding FAD-dependent oxidoreductase encodes the protein MTEDKNLYDVVIIGGGPAGLSAGLYLARARYRTLILEKDDFGGQITITADVVNYPGVASTDGRKLTETMRQQAQNFGAEFMSAEATGIEAQGDIKVVHTSRGDLRTFGILIATGASPRKIGFQGEQEYAGRGVAYCATCDGEFFTGREVLVVGGGFAAAEESVFLTKYATKVTLLVREEDFTCDAAVADEARDNDKIEIHYSTELKGVSAGPGGLVEATILDRKSGQTTTWKPQDGGTFGVFVFAGYVPQTGMLKGVVDLDDHGYVLTHGYLETSVPGIYAAGDLRVKNLRQVITATSDGAVAAVELERYASNMSDKTGLVPPRPDDSPYARSERQAENSALASGTSPAPVAQEHDQAPAKTSGFFGPDIRKQLDMVFGKMTGKLELALDLDGSQVSKELEAFVDELVGLSDGKLTSRVDSHTDEDGKDYDPAGDLPDARPSVRICRVDDQGVSQPTGLAFHGVPSGHEFNSFVLALYNAAGPGQQVDQPTSDRIDAIKDQVDVMMLVSLTCTMCPTTVLSAQRVAAQNGKVRAEAYDLAHFPELKDQYQVMSVPCIVIRKDGQETVEFGKKSVPEMLDLIGA
- a CDS encoding LacI family DNA-binding transcriptional regulator — translated: MAKITDHIQTHRKRATRTDVAKLAGVSTAVVSYVFNNGPRTVAPATMEKVRRAAAMLNYRPSSTARALRTGRTKTLGIIGNYSTNPYNASIYDNIQASATRRGYTVPFINVRDNPELETVAIDKLIERNVDAIFLSSLRNVVQLRTADLRVSRFVLLDQPHEVPNAKCVSTDLFSSAKTATNHLLNHGYQSVDMLFGGSPEDRTDARIQGWYAAHQDANKLPGRIAYSSFTRKGGYQATLELIDSDHQPEAIFAGSDMEAMGALRALHERGLRIPEDVAIVSFDGTVDSLYTWPQLTTMQQDTDKIAACAMNAALDPDQVPDVQLIKADLVIRHSCGC
- a CDS encoding ABC transporter substrate-binding protein, whose product is MKRVKTMAIGICCALAMTSVGACGSSSGGGTKTIEFMTMQASGTQQFKAIEKIAKKFEAKNKDITIKLDPGTSNNENDIKVRLAGHNPPDIWNTHGWSRDRYSKFLEPLQNRSWAKRMKPLGDDVFKTSDGKFYALPADIQVSGIMYNETALEKAGVDPKGITSWDEFDQACQKLKDAGITPIISSGKDTGLSANLTDYMLPGMYKDSDLKDLKNGKFDTKVYQQLAEKVASWTNNGFFNEDYVSATQDDISRLMASDKAAFFFYSNQNSELIRNYNHDVKLGMMPVPSLVGKPYFSTGEDTLTFGVSKTSKNKDAALKFIDFMAEPENMQGLVDVSLNDSALTGVNSALGQFQPTYDYWVKEQKTPMVPFFDRKYLPNGMFNTLGKSTDGIITKQLTPQAASDQVKSSFNSLYGQK
- a CDS encoding carbohydrate ABC transporter permease, coding for MFSLRRTQGNAAEPGARPDHFLGKGSGSVRASARIQKRRSRFRGASINFFYLPAVLLLIVFIIYPLISGIRLSLTNWDGYSDAQSFVGLANYKQMLTDANFKQIVINTFIYGIGSTAIQQVLGLALALMLNKRIKGRTLWRAIIYLPALVAPVIMGIMYYFVFQYRQGALNAFLGIFGIHKIAWFNNAGLSVAIVVIVNSIQFVGVSMIIYLAGLQTMDQQVVEAAEVDGAYGWKKFWNITLPLLAPSFTTSVVLNLIGGLKLYDMIKVLTGGGPGYATNSVSTYISTVYFDNQAAGYASAIGVFLFVLIAVVTWLINKGLAKLDWEA
- a CDS encoding carbohydrate ABC transporter permease; amino-acid sequence: MSGRKSPTMTAAERQYRRGHWLTYAFLAVVCLCQILPFYLAVTTSLKPADDMSPSLVFRTHDLAWDNWSKAVEEGQILRSVLNSVVVTVGTTLLVCVLGAAAAYPLARRLTRCNRFVSGFILSMMMIPPLSILVPLYSFMVKIGGVNNYWGIILILTATNLPLSIFLYTAFIKAIPSAIDEAGEIDGANKLQVFGRLILPMLKPVTATVAIMTGSTVWNDYALSSYILTDPNSQTIAPRVASFFSANTNNLGIAAAASLLAAAPIVVAYMFLQRYFIAGMVAGAVK
- a CDS encoding alpha-galactosidase is translated as MFFPQPVHSEQPVTYMALGPITPGADIPDIRGLYAGPDLDGLEQTPAWTSTHSPLLLEHAQNTYLHPGLTGHRIVSDPEGIQAGRSWSPRFLVEGKPEQTADSLTIKARDEDAQLGLETRVEAMAGGSLRIRHTLRNLGTDPFLLEGLEVRLPLDDQQTQILDFAGRHERERSPQRHDLADGAWVREFRWGRTGFEGPVVMVGTPGFNFHHGRVLCVQPAWSGNTVLRVERNSATPAGISAGELLLPGEVVLGQGQEYSTPWIVVTASDHGMDPIMNSLHAWERTLPEHPREQPVILNVWEAITFNHDFDTLRDLADRAARIGVERLVLDDGWFHLRRDDTAGLGDWWVDPAVWPQGLEPLVDYVHKLGMQFGLWFEPEMINPNSDAFRDHPEWVMRASSRNPELQRNQLVLDLTNPQAFNHVLEAMTKVLESCHIDYVKWDHNRDLLEAGSQAHGGAPAIHEQTLAYYRLLDTLRARFPKVEWESCASGGGRIDLGVIEKIRRFWNSDMTDALSRQMIQRWTEQTVAPEYIGAHVSQPSSQQTGRTYSLDFRAATAVFGSMGIEWDIRQASEEDLERLKEWVTWYKANRGFLHSGRVVRLDLADPSVLAHGVVAPDRSRAILAHVQLDESLHNRGVYLRIPGLDPKARYRLAWTGPAKPRASLEPLDSTGPLGTAEVTGTYLERVGVRIPRCQPETIRLIDLVRV